A stretch of the Polyangiaceae bacterium genome encodes the following:
- a CDS encoding response regulator encodes MRGVIARALEGRCLVDTAEDAASARRCLSEQAYDAVLCDVMMPDETGLDLLGTLPERDAGRLVFMTGGVVGADLLERLQSSGRPVLLKPFQLAALERVIAEIVGPRVTE; translated from the coding sequence TTGCGTGGAGTCATCGCTCGCGCGCTCGAAGGGAGGTGCCTGGTGGACACGGCCGAGGATGCCGCGTCGGCGCGGCGCTGCCTGTCCGAGCAGGCGTACGACGCCGTCCTTTGCGACGTGATGATGCCGGATGAGACCGGACTCGATCTCTTGGGGACGCTGCCGGAACGCGACGCGGGGCGCTTGGTTTTCATGACCGGCGGTGTGGTCGGCGCCGACCTGCTCGAGCGCCTTCAGAGCTCGGGCCGCCCCGTGCTGCTCAAGCCCTTCCAGCTCGCTGCGCTCGAGCGCGTGATCGCCGAGATCGTCGGACCGAGGGTCACTGAGTGA
- a CDS encoding helix-turn-helix transcriptional regulator encodes MPSKKPSKPPRTRRGAAGAPSRDSTPSELRLREHGRFVAAVYEIAVDGGELMDFDPLVLSAPPRWSGRCHETLFNQPLPCKGCPALAPRRSSSKTEIAVLGTPGAGYRIALAEPLGNGRFRMHVLQLTDAVVSGLARARLDRRAQRAKLSARELAVLELVLLGRRTTDIAQALGITHRTARFHVANVLSKMEVDSRTDLLRWLV; translated from the coding sequence ATGCCGTCGAAGAAGCCCTCGAAGCCGCCCCGCACGCGCCGGGGGGCGGCCGGGGCCCCGAGTCGAGACTCTACCCCGAGCGAGCTTCGACTGCGCGAGCACGGCCGCTTCGTGGCCGCGGTCTACGAGATCGCCGTGGACGGAGGCGAGCTCATGGACTTCGACCCGCTTGTGCTGAGCGCACCGCCGCGTTGGTCGGGCCGCTGCCACGAGACGCTCTTCAACCAGCCGCTTCCCTGCAAGGGATGCCCTGCCCTGGCTCCTCGTCGCTCGAGCAGCAAGACCGAGATCGCCGTGCTCGGCACGCCGGGCGCGGGCTACCGCATCGCCCTGGCGGAGCCGCTCGGCAATGGGCGCTTCCGGATGCACGTGCTCCAGCTCACCGACGCCGTGGTGAGCGGGCTCGCGCGGGCGCGCCTCGATCGGCGCGCGCAGCGCGCGAAGCTCTCGGCCCGCGAGCTCGCCGTGCTCGAGCTCGTGCTCTTGGGCCGGAGAACGACGGACATCGCCCAGGCTCTGGGGATCACGCACCGCACGGCGCGCTTTCACGTCGCCAACGTGCTGTCGAAGATGGAAGTCGACTCGCGCACCGACCTCTTGCGCTGGCTCGTCTGA
- a CDS encoding OmpA family protein, protein MRSPLVLAPACLALVLGLAPSARADQAQTGKPLTNYFEVGVFGGAIFPAEQHNFHDENRPHQSFKSIAPELGGRVAYFPLSMLGAEVEGAVAPTKTKDDDGAAGLWALRAHALGQLPLGGLTPFALIGMSRLGAGSNSLGSDSDPALHFGAGVKVPLDDFLGLRLDLRDNLTQKNGGSKGQQAHHPEVLLGLTFTLDLRKKEKPAPKDSDGDGIADDADKCPKEPGIAPDGCPKAPDSDADEIADAEDACPNEAGPKSEDATKHGCPLPKDSDGDGFADGDDKCPNQAGIAPDGCPDPDPDKDGVIGPNDKCPTEAETANGYQDADGCPDEIPAEVKKFTGVIQGIEFDTGKATIRPKSKPVLDEALKVLRDNPDVRIEVSGHTDDVGDAKKNVELSQKRADAVKEYFVSQGVDAARITTRGAGPDQPIADNKTAEGKQKNRRIEFKLLTQ, encoded by the coding sequence ATGCGTAGCCCGCTCGTCCTTGCCCCCGCCTGCCTCGCACTCGTGCTCGGTCTCGCTCCGTCGGCGCGCGCCGACCAGGCCCAAACAGGCAAACCGCTGACCAACTACTTCGAGGTCGGGGTGTTCGGTGGCGCAATCTTCCCCGCAGAGCAGCACAACTTCCACGACGAAAATCGGCCGCATCAGTCCTTCAAGTCGATCGCACCCGAGCTCGGCGGCCGCGTGGCCTACTTCCCGCTCTCGATGCTGGGGGCCGAGGTGGAAGGCGCCGTCGCCCCCACCAAGACCAAAGACGACGACGGGGCGGCGGGGCTGTGGGCGCTGCGCGCTCACGCGCTGGGACAGCTGCCGCTCGGTGGGCTGACTCCGTTTGCGCTGATTGGCATGAGCCGCCTCGGAGCTGGCAGCAACTCGCTGGGCAGCGACAGCGATCCGGCGCTGCACTTCGGCGCTGGCGTGAAGGTGCCGCTGGACGACTTCCTCGGGCTGCGCCTGGACCTGCGCGACAACCTGACGCAGAAGAACGGCGGCTCGAAGGGCCAGCAAGCCCACCACCCCGAGGTGTTGTTGGGGCTCACCTTCACCCTGGACCTGCGCAAGAAAGAAAAGCCTGCGCCCAAGGACAGCGACGGCGACGGAATTGCCGACGACGCGGACAAGTGCCCCAAGGAGCCCGGAATTGCGCCGGACGGCTGCCCGAAGGCCCCGGACTCGGACGCGGACGAGATCGCGGACGCCGAGGATGCCTGTCCGAACGAGGCCGGCCCGAAGAGCGAAGACGCGACGAAGCACGGCTGTCCGCTGCCCAAGGACTCCGATGGCGACGGATTTGCCGACGGGGACGACAAGTGTCCGAACCAGGCCGGCATCGCACCCGACGGCTGCCCCGATCCCGATCCCGACAAGGACGGCGTCATCGGACCCAACGACAAGTGTCCGACCGAAGCCGAGACCGCCAACGGCTATCAGGACGCGGACGGCTGCCCGGACGAGATCCCCGCCGAGGTGAAGAAGTTCACGGGCGTCATCCAGGGAATCGAGTTCGACACCGGCAAGGCCACCATTCGCCCCAAGTCCAAGCCGGTGCTCGACGAGGCGCTGAAGGTGCTGCGTGACAATCCCGACGTGCGCATCGAGGTGAGCGGCCACACCGACGACGTGGGCGACGCCAAGAAGAACGTCGAGCTCTCCCAGAAACGCGCGGACGCGGTGAAGGAATACTTCGTGTCGCAGGGCGTCGACGCGGCACGCATCACTACTCGCGGCGCCGGCCCCGATCAGCCCATCGCCGACAACAAGACCGCCGAAGGCAAGCAGAAGAACCGACGCATCGAGTTCAAGCTGCTCACTCAGTGA
- a CDS encoding DUF481 domain-containing protein encodes MTSRIWLPATLAALAASASASAQPAGLMKQDAATSGKTDVAAEGFQAAEKDQEDAKDATEAKLLAGGLMSTGNSRSLAATGSGLLRLRRSANQFSAAAAVNYSRSAAKPGEDMQTTVENYQGKVRYDRFVSKHVALFLSTSARRDRFQGLDLRLNLDPGVAYYFIDEKTHQLWTEVGYDLQYDVRRDDNIEAAALNGETVDKTEVQHSGRVFVGYSNSLNEHVKFNTGLEYLQGLPETERWRLNWDVGLSSSIGGDFSLATTFSLKYDHHPLPAVKELDTVTALNLVYTVM; translated from the coding sequence ATGACCTCCCGCATTTGGCTCCCCGCGACCCTCGCCGCCCTCGCCGCCTCTGCCAGTGCCAGCGCACAACCTGCGGGCTTGATGAAGCAAGACGCAGCGACGAGCGGGAAGACCGACGTCGCCGCGGAGGGCTTCCAGGCCGCCGAGAAGGATCAGGAAGACGCCAAGGACGCGACCGAAGCGAAGCTCCTCGCCGGCGGCCTGATGAGCACGGGCAACTCCCGCTCGCTCGCCGCGACCGGCTCCGGGCTCCTGCGCTTGCGCCGAAGCGCGAACCAGTTCAGCGCCGCGGCTGCCGTCAACTACTCGCGCTCCGCCGCCAAGCCCGGCGAGGACATGCAGACGACGGTGGAGAACTACCAGGGCAAGGTCCGCTACGACCGCTTCGTCAGCAAGCACGTGGCGCTGTTCTTGTCGACGTCGGCGCGTCGCGACCGCTTCCAGGGGCTCGACCTGCGCCTGAACCTGGACCCTGGCGTCGCGTACTACTTCATCGACGAGAAGACCCATCAGCTCTGGACGGAGGTCGGCTACGACTTGCAGTACGACGTGCGTCGAGACGACAACATCGAAGCCGCGGCGCTGAACGGCGAGACCGTGGACAAGACCGAGGTGCAGCACAGCGGGCGTGTGTTCGTCGGCTACTCGAACAGCCTGAACGAGCACGTGAAGTTCAACACCGGCCTCGAGTACCTCCAGGGTCTCCCCGAGACCGAGCGCTGGCGGCTGAACTGGGACGTCGGCTTGAGCTCGTCGATCGGCGGCGACTTCTCGCTCGCCACGACGTTCAGCTTGAAATACGACCACCACCCGCTGCCCGCCGTGAAGGAGCTGGACACCGTGACGGCGCTGAACCTTGTCTACACGGTGATGTGA
- a CDS encoding SagB family peptide dehydrogenase, producing the protein MKVWIAAAPLLALGLWAAVALLRGRLSRRSANVAVALVLLLYVVVTAALGVFWVARMDLPVFDWHYLFGYGLLLVLALHLALQVPSLAAFFRRASPAWLLSPDGRRFARPMRALGSIAFGLVLLAPALAWLVGRALPAQRIRIEGGTNPGSASATALASRSVWIERDGKRVSVPEYVWAESRHTRSGVLRAPGVAPPRPPAVRRMDGARSVTLPRPRALGHPTRADAGARIVAERLDLPKLSELLHHTYGVTARAGDELPFRAAASAGALYPTDVFVVAPSDAVIAAGVHYYDPEAHALRFVGGIELVTRALGALPGDSAARSAPLVVVLGATFDRSAFKYDTRAYRYVGLDAGHVAWNLVEAADVLGLPCTLEPWFDDDALSSALGLDADGEGAILAAACGGQAPSGARQRPAHGPVSLPDSADLMELTRLSHRLTSWRLGEGAPAEGDAGAAFGWQPRARSADPLALMRERRSFRNLSSQAVSRAELDAVLDAARGAIGALGLPALVEVLVAVRAVTGLAPGTYRLGEALAVALASPDVAPRLQAAGLGQEVLGRAAFVVTFALRPETAEPRDFRHALLQAGLAGEAVYLEAGARGLGACGVGAFFDDELAQLFGSGTRPLHLVAVGKK; encoded by the coding sequence GTGAAAGTCTGGATCGCAGCCGCACCGCTCCTCGCGCTCGGGCTGTGGGCAGCCGTCGCGCTCCTGCGCGGCCGGCTCTCACGCCGCTCGGCGAACGTGGCCGTCGCGCTCGTGCTCCTGCTCTACGTGGTGGTCACGGCGGCCCTCGGAGTCTTCTGGGTCGCCAGGATGGATCTGCCCGTCTTCGACTGGCACTACCTGTTCGGGTACGGCCTCTTGCTCGTGCTCGCGCTTCACTTGGCCCTTCAGGTCCCGAGCCTGGCGGCGTTCTTCCGACGTGCCAGCCCAGCTTGGCTGCTCAGCCCGGACGGCAGGCGCTTCGCGCGGCCGATGCGCGCGCTCGGATCGATCGCGTTCGGGCTCGTGCTGCTCGCGCCTGCGCTCGCCTGGTTGGTCGGACGCGCGCTGCCCGCCCAGCGCATCCGCATCGAGGGAGGCACCAACCCTGGCTCCGCCAGCGCCACAGCCCTAGCGTCGCGCAGCGTGTGGATCGAACGCGACGGCAAGCGTGTCAGCGTGCCCGAGTACGTGTGGGCGGAGTCGCGCCACACTCGGAGCGGAGTGCTCCGAGCCCCGGGCGTGGCGCCACCGCGCCCGCCGGCCGTGCGCCGGATGGACGGCGCTCGGAGCGTCACCCTGCCCCGCCCTCGGGCGCTCGGCCACCCGACCCGAGCCGACGCCGGCGCCCGCATCGTGGCCGAGCGCCTCGACCTGCCGAAGCTCTCAGAGCTCTTGCACCACACCTATGGCGTGACTGCCCGGGCGGGCGACGAGCTGCCGTTCCGCGCCGCGGCGTCCGCGGGTGCGCTCTATCCGACCGACGTGTTCGTCGTCGCCCCGAGTGACGCGGTCATCGCCGCCGGCGTGCACTACTACGACCCCGAGGCGCACGCGCTCCGGTTCGTCGGCGGGATCGAGCTCGTGACGCGCGCCCTCGGAGCGTTGCCCGGCGACTCCGCTGCGCGGAGCGCCCCTCTGGTGGTGGTGCTCGGTGCGACCTTCGATCGGAGCGCCTTCAAGTACGACACCCGGGCCTACCGCTACGTCGGGCTCGACGCCGGTCATGTGGCATGGAACCTCGTCGAAGCCGCCGACGTGCTGGGCCTGCCCTGCACGCTCGAGCCCTGGTTCGACGACGACGCGCTGTCGTCAGCGCTCGGGCTCGACGCCGACGGCGAGGGCGCGATCCTGGCGGCGGCATGTGGCGGGCAAGCGCCCAGCGGGGCGCGGCAGCGCCCAGCGCACGGCCCGGTCAGCCTGCCGGACTCCGCCGACCTGATGGAGCTCACCCGACTTTCGCACCGGCTGACGTCGTGGCGACTCGGCGAGGGCGCCCCAGCCGAGGGCGACGCTGGCGCCGCCTTCGGGTGGCAGCCGCGGGCCCGGTCTGCCGATCCTTTGGCGCTGATGCGAGAGCGCCGCTCGTTCCGCAATCTCTCGAGCCAGGCAGTGAGCCGGGCGGAGCTCGATGCCGTCCTCGACGCGGCGCGAGGGGCCATCGGCGCGCTCGGTCTGCCGGCGCTCGTCGAGGTGCTGGTGGCGGTCCGCGCCGTGACCGGGCTCGCCCCTGGCACCTATCGGCTGGGCGAGGCTCTCGCGGTCGCGCTAGCAAGCCCCGACGTCGCCCCGCGCCTTCAGGCGGCCGGTCTCGGTCAAGAGGTGCTGGGCCGCGCGGCGTTCGTCGTGACCTTCGCCCTGCGGCCAGAGACCGCCGAGCCCCGCGACTTCCGCCACGCTCTCTTGCAGGCGGGCCTGGCCGGCGAGGCGGTCTACCTCGAGGCGGGCGCGCGCGGGCTCGGTGCCTGCGGCGTCGGAGCGTTCTTCGACGACGAGCTCGCCCAGCTCTTCGGCTCGGGCACCCGACCGCTCCACCTGGTCGCGGTCGGGAAGAAGTGA